The following is a genomic window from Desulforhopalus sp..
CGTATACCGTACCAGCATCGACAGGGACCAGCCGCTATCCTGCGGTGCGAGTTGGGTGCTGAAGCCGAGCATCCGTTTTGGAACAACCGCAAGCTGGTCTTCTGCCAAGGAATGATCAAAGTAGGTGAGTGACGGAGTAAAGCTCAGCCAATCGCTGGGATGGTAGTCACTGGCCAATGTCATGCCGTGTCGCACAGCAGTCTCATCGGTTTGACCAAGGTCATAGCTGCTTGACAGGGTGGCGGCAGATTCACTTCCGGGCCAGGGAGCTGAGCTGTCAAAGGTCTCGTGGAAGGCACTGAGGCTGATATCGAAGCCATCAAAGAGCGTTTGATTGTAACCAATTTTGTGAAAGCCTAAAGAAGCGGACCGGTCATTATCAATGGCGAAGGGGTCGAAGTCGACAGCTTCAAGGTCTTGCAGGGCGGGAGAGTAAGCTGTGAATTCATTGCGGCCGAAATACGAAACAAGGCCACCTTCAGAAACCGGCATATCCAGGTACTGCTCAAAACGGTACTCGTTGTTATTGTCACCGGTGGAGCTGAGAGCTGTGTGGCGCTTGGAGCCGACGAAGCGTTTTTTCCAGTATTTGTCGGCGAGGCTGGAGACGATAATGCCTTCACTGCTGCTGGCATGAATAAACTGTCCGTCGGAGAGATACACCCCGACATGGTTGATCCGTTTTGTCTTTTTCTTTTTGGTAGTGCTGCCAAAAAAGACCAGGTCGCCGGTTTGCAGCTCGCGGGTATCGATCTTTTGCAGTTCTGGGGACTGAAACTGGTCACCGGAGCTGTGAGGAAGCTCGATACCCAGCAGCCGGTCGTAGACCGTCCTGGCAAAGCCAGAGCAGTCAAAACCTTTTTTGGATGTGCCCCCTTTGCGATAGGGAGCGCCAAGGTACTCTTTCACCTCATTGGCAAACTGCTGATCGGAAAGACCACTCGATGATAATGATGAGTCAGAACGACTTTCAACGGCTGAAACCTGAGAAGTCGAAATGGCGATAACTACGCAGCAAACGATACAAATGAGACTTTTGTAAAACAGACAGGGTCGGATTTGTCTTTGCATGGTCCTCTCGTCAGTATTTTTCTGGCTTAGAGTTTTTTGCAATCTTGCATGGGACAGAACGTTTCAACCTTCCGCCATGCACCTTCTCCTGGGTGAAATGAGCTATTTCCCCGAAAGGCAGATTTTTAAATGCAAGTTGTGCAACCTCTTCTTAAGAATCCGGGAAATTGCATCCCCGGAAAAAATCAATTTCACAGGAAATAGACTATTAGGGGGGACTTTGTCAACCCTAAATCTGTTTTGAATCAATAAAATGTGCAATAAATCCGCCATAATCGATTAAGGAGAGGGGTTGTTGACGGTAAAGAAAACACCGGAGTTCCGTGACTTTTCGCAAAAGAAGAGGTGTTTTGGCGGCAAGGGGCGAGGTGTCTCGATTTTTCTGCTTTTTGGGGAGCCTATTGACAGGAAGGATAGAGCCGATCTACACTTCGAGGCGATATCGGGATGGAGTATATAGTAGATGTCGATGTGTGGAAATCATCAAATCCGCGGAGGGGAGGATCATCATGGAAAACCTGAGTGCCACCGAGTTATACGCAAGGTATACCAATAAGGAAATGACCCGGCGACAGTTTCTCGACAAGCTGGCCGTTGTCGCTGGGGGGGTTGCCGCGGCATACGCGGTTCTTCCGTTGCTGGAAGGGAGCCCTGCCCAGGCGGAGATCGTTGCCGCCGGCGATACACGGCTTGCTGCACAAGTGGCACAATTTGCAGTGGCCGGTGGCCAGATGTCAGGATACCAGGCCCAGCTCAAAGGTGCCGGAAAGCAGCCCGCCATCCTGGTGGTGCATGAGAACAGGGGGTTGAATCCCCATATCGAAGATGTTGCCCGGCGGTTTGCCCTGGAGGGCTTTCTGGCACTCGCCCCTGATGCCTTGTCGCCGTTTGGTGGTTCTCCTGCCGATCCCGAGAAGGCTATCGCCATGATCAAGGAGCTTGATATGGGGGGTACGGTGAAGAATTTTGCCGCAGCTGCCGCCTATCTCAAGACGCATCCACAATCAACCGGCAAGGTCGGGGTCGTCGGCTTCTGCTGGGGTGGTGCCGTGGCCAATTACCTGGCGGTGCAATCGGCTGATATCATTGCCGCCGTGCCGTACTACGGCAAGCAGCCGCCGACGGAGGATGTGGTGAAGATCAAGGCATCCTTGCTTCTCCATTATGCCGAACTTGATGAACGCATCAATACAGGGATTCCCGATCTCAAGGAGGCCCTGCAAAAGGCCGGGGTTGAGCATGAACTCTATATGTATGCGGGGACGGAGCATGCCTTCAACAACGACACCAATCCCGCCCGGTACAACAAAGTGGCGGCGGAACTGGCCTGGAAACGGACCATCGACTTTTTGACCCGGAAGTTAAAGAGCTGACGGAGGCTTATGCACCGCCGCAGCATTTTTTGAATTTCCGGCCGCTGCCGCACGGACAGGGCTCATTTCTGCCCGTGGCGGCGGCCGCCGGGGCTTGCGATCCCACGGGTCTTTGCCATTGCCGGGCGATCTCCCGCACAAAGGGGGCGCAGTGGCTAAAAAAGAGTTTGTAACCGTCACAGAGGTAGTTGCCCTTCATTGCCTCGCCCGGCAGGTCGATAAAACGATTCTTGGGGCACTCACCATTGCACATCGTCAAGACCTCGCAGGATCGGCATACCTGCGGCAAAGAGGTGCGCTTGCCTTCGCCGAAGGCCGCCAGCTGCTCTGAGGCGAGGATCTCCGCCAGCTCGGTCTGTCGAAGGTTGCCGATGCACCATTCGGGCTGGACAAAATGATCGCAGGCGTAGACGTCGCCATTGAATTCGACGACCGGAATCTCACCGCAGGTCGGTCGAAACAGGCAAAGCGAGTGATCCTGGTGAAAGGCGGTGCGCGCCGCCTCTTCGAAAATTTGCACCTTGATGGTGCCGATATCCTTTGCCAGCCACAGGTCAAAAATCGTGCATAAAAAGGCGCCGAAGGCCTCCGGTCCCACCGTCCGGTTGCTGACACCGCCAGGGGTGTGTTCGACAAGCGGCAGAAAACTCAGATATTTCGCGCCGATGCCTGTAAAGAAACGGTACACCTGCAGGGGGAACATGACGTTGTGGTCGCTGATTACGCAGAGAATATCGGGAACAATCCCCTGGTTGACAAGGCAGGTATAGCCGCGCATGGCGGCAGCATGGCTGCCCCCTCCTTGCTTGGTTGTCCGGTAGAAATCATGGATTTCCGCCGGTCCATCAAGGCTCAGGCCGACGGAAAACCGGTTTCTTGCCAAAAACTCCGCCCAGGCATCGTCAAGCAGGGTGCCATTGGTCTGGATGCCGTTGGTAATCTGCCGGTTTGGCGGGCAATATTGATGTTGCAGCTGGATGATGCGCTGGAAATAGGCCATGCCGAGGAGGGTCGGCTCGCCGCCATGCCAGGAAAAATGCGCGGTCTTGCCGGGGTGGGCGGCAATATGTCCACGGATGTAGGCCTCCAACAGATCGTCGGCCATGCGTGGCAGTGGTTCTTCGGCAAAGAGTTCAGACTTGCCGAGGTAATAGCAATAGCGGCACTGCAAGTTGCAGCGATAGCTGGCGGGTTTGGCGAAGATCTGGAAGTCGGTGAGTTTTCTGCCCATATCGGCTGCCTGGGAAGGATTGATAGATTGAAGCAGCTGTGCCGTTCTGCCATCGGTTGCTCGGGTTTTACCACCGCGGGCTTGCTATCCGGCAACACCCCGCAAGGGGATCAAGTGCCTTAGAAATTTTCCCCCAAAAGCCGGGGATGATTTTCTAAGGCACTAACCCCTAAACAGCAACAAAAGGGATCAAGTACCTTGACGAAAAACCTCCCCTAAAAAGCAGGGGATGATTTTCTAAGGTACTAAAAACTTCAAGGTGAAGAAACATAAATACCAAGCCTACGGTTGACATCGGCACGACTTTACTTGATACTGATGGGGATATGGTTTGCGGATTATTGGCAATTCTGGTGTGTTAGCATGGTCCACATAAGGAGGAGGCAGGAGTGAAAACGGTATATTGGTTGCAAGGTGGCGGCTGTGGAGGGGATACCTTCTCCTTTTTAAGCAGTGAGTATCCGGACATTGTCGAGCTCTTGCGGACCCTCGACGTTGAACTGCTTTGGCATCCCTCACTTTCCCATATCTCGCCTGATGCCCACGATTGCCTCCTGGAAGAAATTCTTGCCGGCCGGCAGGCCCTCGACATCCTCCTCGTTGAGGGCTCGGTAATCTGCGGGCCGGCGGGTACCGGGATGTTTCATACCGTTGACGGGCATCCCAAAAAAGAGCGACTGTATGAACTCGCCTCGCAGGCAGGGGTGGTCATTGCTGTTGGCACCTGTGCGTCTTTTGGCGGGTTTGGCGCCGATGATGCGATAGAGGCCACCGGCCTGCAGTTTACCAAGAAACAACGCGGCGGTTTTCTCGGTAATGATTTTCTTGGGAAATCCGGCCAGCCGGTGATCAATCTGGCGGGATGTCCCTGTCATCATGACGTCATCGCCGGGGCGCTTATGTCGGTTGTCAGAGGGGTGATTCTGGAACTCGACAAGTATGGCCGGCCGCTCGAATGGTATAACACCACTATTCATCAGGGGTGTACCCGAAACGAGTATCATGAGTACCGGGTGGAGGAATCCGACTTTGGCGAAATGGGCTGCCTGTTTTTCCATATGGGCTGTGCCGGGCCGCTGGTGCCGGGGCCCTGTAATAAATTATTGTGGAACCAGCAGTCTTCGAAAACCCGCGCCGGCGTACCTTGTTTCGGCTGTACTGATCCGGAGTTTCCGAGGGCGTCGCCATTCTTCCAGACACCGAATATCGAGGGTATTCCGTTGTCTTTGCCGATGGGAGTGAATCGCGCCCATTATATGGTGTACAAAGGGATGGCCGCAGCCGCTGCGCCACAACACCTGCGGAACAGGAAATCGAAAGTGTAGATCGGTCATGAATCAATGTGAGTATTCGTAATGAAGGGGACAAGGACCAAATGGTCAAGATAGCGAAAGGAATAAACATTCCTCTGAATAGAGCTGAGGGCGATCTCGAGATCAAGGTTGACATGGAGGATGGGGTCATTACCGAGGCGTGGAGTGCCGGAACCCTGTACCGGGGCTTTGAAGGGATGATGCAGGGTCGTGGAGCCTTGGATGGCTTGGTGGTGACACCGCGGGTTTGCGGGATTTGCAGCATCACCCACCTCAATGCAGCCACCGAGGCCTTGGAGGCTATTGTCGGCATTGCTCCTCCTGATAACGCCAGGAGGTTGCGTAATCTCGCCTTAATGGTTGAAACCATGCAGAGTGATGTCCGTCAGGCTATTCTGATGTTTATGGTGGATTTTGCCAATCGTGACGCGTATCATGACCATCCGCTTGGCTATGAGGCGCATCAGCGCTATCAACCGCTCGCCGGTCATGCCGCGTTGGCGGTCATCCGGGAAAGCAAACTGCTGGTGCAGGTCTTGGCCATGATAGGCGGTCAATGGCCGCATACCTCGTTCATGGTCCCCGGCGGAGTCACCTCCATTCCCGAGAGTTCCAAGCTCCTCCAGTGTAGCCTGGTGGTTGACCGGTTTCAGTCATGGTACGAGAAAAGTATCCTCGGTTGTTCCCTGGAACGCTGGCTGGCGGTGCGCAGTTCTGATGATCTCGCGGCCTGGCTTGACGAAAGTCCGGCGCATCGGGACAGCGATGTGGGTTTTTTTCTGCGCTTCTGCCGTTTGGCCGGGCTCGACACCATGGGCAAGGGGCCGAACCGTTTCCTTTCCTACGGCAACCTTCCCTTGCCTGCCGAGACTGGTCTGCAGGGCAGTGGCGGCAGATTGATGGCCGCCGGTTGCGCCGTTGGAACGACGGTCTTTCCTTTGCAGGCGGCAAAAATCACTGAAGATGTTTCCCATTCCTGGTATGAGCAGGGCGGCGATCCGCTGCATCCGTTTTCCGGTAAGACCAAGCCTTACGCCTCAGGGCAAGGCGGCCGGTTTTATTCCTGGGTCAAGGCACCCCGCTACGGCGGTGAAGTTGTCGAGACCGGGCCGCTTGCCGAGATGCTCATCGATGGCAATCCTCTCTTTCACAGCCTGATCACCGAAAACGGACCGAATGTCATGGTCCGGCAGCTGGCCCGTCTGGTGCGGCCGGCGCGGCTTCTCGCCCCGGTGAAAACCTGGCTGGATGAATTGCAGGTGAAACGCCATGAGAGCTTCTATCAATCGGTGAAGTCTATCCCCGACGGTCAGGGGGCCGGTATGATCGAAGCGGCCCGTGGGGCTTTGGGGCACTGGGTGAAAATCCAGGATGAGAAGATCTCCCAATACCAGATCATCACCCCCACCGCCTGGAACGGCTCGCCGCGTGACGAACAGGGAGTTCGCGGGGCATGGGAGGAGGCCTTGATCGGCACACCGATCAAGGACGTTCGCAATCCGGTCGAGGCCGGACATGTCGTCCGGTCGTTTGACCCATGCCTGGTATGCGCCGTTCACTGCCTGGAAAAGGGGGAACAAAAAGGAACCGTGCGTATTGGTCTGGGCCGATGAGGGCAACCATCATCTGTATCGGCAATCGCTTTGTTCCAGAAGACGCCGCCGGTATGGCTGTCTTTGACAGATTGCAGGCAATGCGGCCATTGCCTGCACAGGTCGAGCTCGTCGAGGGCGGGCTTGCCGGGCTCAATCTCCTGCCGCTTTTGGAGCGGGGCGGCAGGGTGGTCTTTGTCGATGCGGTGCGGGGTTTTGCCGGGGAAGGGGAGATCGTCCTTTTGACCCACGAAGAAATCTGCCAGGCGAAGGCTGCCCCTCATCACGACCATGGCGCTGGTCTAGCCTATGTCCTTGCCGTGCTGCCCAAGGTTTATGACGGCGAACTGCCGGAGGAGATTGTTCTCCTGGGGCTGGAAGGAAGGTGTGCGGTGCAAACCGTTGAAAAGGCAGCGGCGATGGCGGTTGTCATCGCCACGAAGGGGCTGAGGGGTCTGCGGTGATGGAAAAAACGCGAGAAGAGATGCAGCTGGAAATCGACATGCTGCGCCAAGAGATCAAGGTGGCCCGTGAGGCGGCGGAGATTACCTCCGATCTCGTGGTGAAGCAGTTTGAGCAAACCGAGCAGATGCTCCATCGCTTCCAGGTTGCCGACTCCGAACGGCAGGCGGTGCTTGATGGTGCCACTCAGTTGTCCATTATCGCCACCTACCTGGATGGCACCATCCAGCTCTTCAGCAAGGGTGCCGCAACCCTGCTCGGCTACAGCCCCGGCGAGATGATCAATCACAAAAATATCCTGTCTCTTCATCTTGCCGAGGAGCTTGACTATTACGGCAGGAAGGTCTGTGGCATACCGGAGTCGAGCCTTCATGGCATGAAGGTATTTGAGCAGTTTGTCAAACAGAAACAAAGCCGCGCTCAGGAATGGGTGTATGTCTGTAAAGATGGTTCGTATCTAACAGTGAGTCTGTCGGTTACCAGCCTGTTCAGTCCCATGGGGCGGGTTGTCGGCTATCTTTTCACGGCGATGGACATGACTCACCAGAAGCAGATGGAGCGCGAACTCATAGCCGCCAAGGAGCAGGCGGAGGCGGCCAATGCCTCGCGCGGGGATTTTCTGGCGCGGATGAGCCACGAGATTCGCACCCCGATGAATGGCATCATCGGCATGGCCTCCTTGCTGCGCAAGACGGAGCTGAGCGACAAACAGGGGCATTATGTCGAAAAGGTACTGAGTTCCGCCAACACCCTGCTCGGTCTGATCAATGATATCCTTGATTTTTCGAAGATAGATGCCGGCAAGCTGCAGCTTGAGGAAGTGCCCTTTAACCTGGAAGAAATTCTTGGCAATATTGCCACGGTGGTCGGTATTCAGGCGGAGAAAAAGGGGTTGGAGTTTATCTTTCGGATCGACTCGGGGGTCTCGCTACATCTCATCGGCGATCCCTTGCGTCTTGGTCAGGTGCTGATGAATCTTGCCGGTAATGCGGTGAAATTTACCGATCACGGCGAGATCGTCATCGCCGTCGACATCGCCGACCGCGAGGAAGACTCTCTCACCCTGCGATTTTCCGTCCGTGATACCGGTATCGGTCTACAACCGGACCAGGTGGCTCGGCTCTTTTCGGCGTTTACCCAAGCCGATGATTCAATCACCCGCAAATACGGCGGCACCGGGCTCGGCCTGGCCATCTGCAAACAATTGACGGAGTTGATGGGTGGCAGGATATGGGCCAATAGCCTGCCGGGGCAGGGCATGGAGTTCGTTTTTACTGCCAAAATGCGCCTGCTCGAAAGAGCTGAGAGCCAGGTAATCGGCCCAGCGTCGTCCCTCCGGGGCATTCGCGCCCTGGTCGTTGATGACAACGGGGCGGCGCGGGAAGTACTTTCGTCCATGCTCGGTTCCTTGAATATGCGAGTCGATACCGCCGTCGATGGGATGTCGGCGATCGCCTGTCTGGAGCAGGCAGTTGAAGAGGGGAAACCCTATGACGTTGTGCTTCTTGACTGGATTATGCCGGGTATTGACGGCATCGAGACGGCCAGACGGATTAAGGGCAATTCGGTGCTTGCCCGCGTTCCGGCGATGCTGATGGTCACCGCCAATGGCCGCGAGGAGGCCTATGTCGAGGCGGAAAAGGTTGGCCTTGACGGATTTTTGCTCAAACCGGTGTATGCCTCGGTGATGTACGATGCCCTGGTGGATATCCTGGGCGTAGAAAGTATGGCCAAACCTTCGACTATGAGCAGAAATGATAACACGGCGGTTGATCTTAATGAAATTGCCGGGGCGCGAATTCTTCTGGTCGATGATAACCTGATCAATCAGGAGGTGGCGAGTGAATTTCTCAAAGATGGCGGGATGGCGGTGACCATTGTCAGTAACGGCCAGGAATGTCTCCAGGCCCTGGAAAACAATTCCTTTGACTTGCTGCTCATGGACATTCAGATGCCGGTCATGGACGGGCTTGAGGCAACGAGAAAGATCCGGGAAAACCGTGCCTTGCAGTGTCTGCCGATTATTGCCATGACCGCCCATGCGATGATCGGCGACCGGGAAAAGAGCCTGGCCGCCGGGATGAATGACCATATCACCAAACCTATTGATTCAGCGGTACTCTACCGCACCCTACAAAAATGGCTGCGGGGAAGAGTTACGGCAGTGGAGGAGCATTCGGAGCCTGAGGCAGCGGCTGCGACCCCTGCCGAGGCGTCCATCCTGCCGGCCCATCTACCGGGGATAAACCAAAGCGCGGCGTTGTTGATTCTTAACAACAAGACCGATCTTTTTTTGAAGATGCTCAATGAATTTAAAAAGAGTTTCAGTTCGCTGCCCACCCTTCTGCGGGAGCTGTCCGGCGTCGGCGACTGGCCGGAGATCGGCAAAAAGGCCCATACGGTCAAGGGTGTTGCCAGCTACATCGGGGCATTTGCCCTGATGCGGGCGGCGGAGCAGTTGGAGAATGCGGTACGAACCGACCAAAGGGAGGCAGCTGGACAACATTTGGCTCCCTTTGTCGAGGCACTTGATGAAATTCTTTCTTCTCTAGCGATTCTGCCGCCTGCCGATGGATTGCAAGACCAAGAGCCGCTCGAGATTCCGAAGAGAGAGGTCAGTTTTACAGCAGTTGAAGAACCGCTTCTGCGCTTGATTACTCACCTGCAAAAAGGCGAGCTGATCGCCGAGGAGCAGTTTCTTGTTGTGGAAAAGCTCCTCTCCGGCACCGCCTATGCCCACCAATCGCGAAAAATCGCCTATCTAATCGAGGATATCGAATATGCCGCGGCGGCGGAACAGGCCAGGGTCTTGTTCGATACTATCAAGCAAAAAGGTGTGAACTGACCATGGAGCAGAAGGACAAACCGCGCATTCTGATAGTCGATGATGAAAAGATGAACCTGAAGGTCCTGGCCGATCTTTTGAAGGAGGAATACTCCCCGGTGCTGGCCAGAGATGGTGAGCAGGCTTTGCAGCACGCCCTTGGTGATTCGCCGCCGGATCTCATTCTTCTTGATGTGGTGATGCCGCAGATGGGCGGCTACGAAGTTATTAAACATCTGAAAAATAACGATAAAACCAATAAAATCCCGGTCATCTTCGTTACCGCTCTCGACTCCGTCCTTGATGAAGAGCATGGCCTGAAGCTCGGGGCAGTTGATTACATCACCAAGCCCTTTTCTCCGCCCATTGTAAAAATTCGCATTGCCAATCATCTGCGCATTGTCCACCAATACCGGTTGCTCGATCAGCTGGCCTATCTCGACGGCCTCACCGAGGTATCCAACCGCCGTCGTTTTGACGATGTATTTCAGAAGGAATGGTCCAGGGCCAGCCGCAACGGTTCCCCGATATCTCTGGCCATGGTGGATGTCGATTTCTTTAAACCCTATAACGATCATTACGGCCATGCCATGGGTGACCGCACCCTGCGGCGGGTCGCCAAGGCGCTTGGCAGTGTCCTTATGCGGCCGGCAGATGTCATCGCCCGCTATGGCGGTGAGGAATTTGTATTACTCCTGCCGGAGACCGACGCCTTTGCGGCAAAAGGAGTCGCCGAACGGGCCTTGCAAAAAATTGCCCGGCTGAATATCCCCCACCTTTTTTCGGGGGCTGCCAAACACGTGTCAGTGAGCATCGGGCTTGTGACCTCGCAAATCAGCGACGGCCTCACCGCCAAAATCTTTATGGCGGCGGCCGATAAAAATATGTATCAGGCCAAGGAAAACGGCCGAAATCGCATCGTTGCCAGTGTGCTCGGTTTTTAGTGCTTCGTCTGTTGTGAAAACGCCCGCCGTCCCCGCCACAACCGAATTTTTGTTACCATCCAGATAGAGAAAAAAACCCCCTAAAAAATATTGTGCGGCACAAAGAAATACACTACCATGGTGCCGATTTGGGAAAAGTTGCGAATGGACCGGTCTTAAGGGAGGAGGCCGACTACCACATTTTGCTTTTCATCACAACCAGTAAGCCCCACCCATCTCTGATATCCTGCCGGTTGTCAGTGCCATCATGCATAAGCCATTACAAGAATTTCAAGACGAATTGAACCAGCTCTTTGCCAAAGCTTGCGAAGACCAGCAAAACGGCCGGCTCGACGATGCCGGACGGTCGTATCTCAAGCTGCTTGACTACTTTGCCGAGGTGCCGGTCCTGCATTACAACCTCGGTCTGGTTTACTATGGCCAGGGCTACTATGCACAGGCCCGGGATGCCTTTATCAGGGCGGCGGAGCTGCAGCCGGGCGATGCCGATATACTCTTTAATCTCGCCCTCAGTAAAAAACGTGCAGGTGACCCGGAAGGGGCCATAATCGCCTACCAAGAGGTGCTGAGGGAGCATCCGGCGGACGTCGACGCCCTGTACAATCTGGCCGGCTGTTACAAGGATACCTCGCAGTACACCCTGGCCATGGCCACCTATCGCGAGGTGCTGGCCTTGGCTCCAGAGCACCAGTCGGCGAACAGCAATCTCGCCTTTCTCTACCATCTGGCGGGCGATGTTGACCAGGCGGTGTGGTATTACCGCATGGTTTTACGGCACAACCCGGAACACCAGGCGGCAAAACATATGGTCGCCGCATTGACCGGAGAACTCGCCACCTCTTCCCCCGATCTCTATGTTAAAGAGGTCTTCGACAATTATTCCGAATATTTTGAACGCAGTCTGGTCGGCGATCTTGAATACTGTGTGCCAAAGAGCATCAGGGCCCTCTTTGACCGAATCTTTGCCGGGGAAAAGAGCTTTGCCCACGGCCTCGATCTCGGCTGCGGCACCGGCCTTGGCGGTCAGGCCTTCGCCGATCTGGTGGAGATTCTCGATGGCCTCGATTTGTCGGACAAGATGATTGCCATGGCCGCGAAAAAGGGCATTTATCGCCAGCTCCACGCCGCCAGCATTGCCGGGTTTCTGCAGGAGGTCGAAGAGAGTTTTGATTTTTATCTGGCCGCCGATGTCTTTGCCTATGTCGGCGATCTGCAGGAGACCTTTACTCTCCTCCGGCGGCGCGCCCGACCCGAGGTCCTGTTCTGCTTTTCCACCGAGGCCGGACAAGATTACCCCTATCACTTGGAAACCACTGGACGTTTTGCCCACTCGCCGCAGTATATCGACGAGGTGGCCAAGGCCACCGGCTGGCAGGTCGTTGCCAGGCAGGAAACCGCTCTGCGCAAGGAAATGGGGGCCTGGGTACAGGGAGATCTTTGGCTGCTACGTCTCGCCCCCGATAACTTGGGTATGAAATAGTGAACTTTTGCTTTAGAAGGGCGGTTCGGAAGAAAACTGCAGGAGTCTGCCGGTAAGCGGGTGGAGAAACTGCAAAAAGGTCGCATGCAGGCACATCTGCTCACCGTCCCGTCCGGTACCGTACAGGCTGTCGCCGACAATCGGCGCGGCAAGCCCCAGGGGATGGGCGGCGTGTACCCGCAGCTGGTGGGTGCGACCGGTGAGGGGGGTGAAGATGACCCGGGTATAACTTCCCTCAACTGCGACCTTTTGCCAGCCGGTGATCCCCAGTTTGCCATGCAATGGGTCGTAAATCTGCAGGGGGCGGTTGTCCGGATCAAGACGGAAGGGCAGGCGGATTTCGCCACCTTCACCGGCAACAATTCCCTCCAGGAGCGCCATATAACGCTTAGTAACCAGGCGATCCTCGAACTGCCGGGACAGTACCCTGTGTGCCAGGGCGGTCACGGCAAAGACCATCAGCCCGGAGGTGTACATGTCGAGACGGTGCACCGCCGGTTGGCCGATCATCGCCGGAAAGCGGCGGCGCAGTCTGGCCGCGACGCAGTCCTGCTTGTCCGGGCCGCGACCGGGCACGGCGAGCAGGCCGCCAGGCTTACCAACGACGACGAATGCTTCATCGGCAAAAACAATTTCCATCTCTTCATCCATGTCTGATTGCATGGCCGGTCATTCTTCCAGGCCGCAAAGCATAAAACCAAGAATCGGCTGACATTTTTCCCGGCAAGAACCACTGAAGGTACCGTGTTGCCGGGTGCCGGAGGGGTTCTCCCGTCCCCAGTAAAATTCGGTGAGACCCACCGGTCGCAGCTGGTTCCGGGCGGCATAATTCAAGAGTTTTGGCGCGCAGCAGTCGCCGGTCCCAGTCGGCATGCCGGATTTTTCCCCGTAAAAGGCCTCGTCGAGACCGACCGTTTCTCCCCGGAAATTGCTGAGCCGGTACAATCCATGCATCTCCCGCATCAGCTGTTGGGATTGCCGGCGCCGTTCCCGGCGCAGGTTCAGCCATTTTTCATCATGGGCCCGGCAGCCGTCGATATCCCGGCTCAGGGCCTTGATCCGCGGCTCCACCAGCGCACTGAGTGCCATAAATTCATCCACCGGAAAAAGCGGCGGCACCCAGCCGTCGACCAGCCAGAAACCGTTGTACTGGCCCGAGAAGGCGCGCAGAATAGTAGTTGTCCCGTCCGGACCTAGACATTCGAGGATGCCGAACATCTTGCCTCGCGCCGGGCCAAGGAGCCAATCGGTTGCCAGGGCCGGCAGAGCAGGGGAATGGCCAGCAAAAAGATCGATGGTCCCTTGGTCAGTCAAGAGATCCATGAGTTGCCGGCTATGGGCGAGGGTGTTGCCCGGGCCGAGCCAGTGTTTCCGGCCGCATCGCCTGCAGAAACCGCCACTTTTTATGACGTCGTTGCCGGTTCCGGCATGTATTGGCCTGGGTGGTTGATGGAAAATCATTTTTGCGCGGTGCCGGTGGTTCTTCCTGGATAGGGGCCTTGGGGACTGGGGCAAGATACACCGCCCGGGAGCAAATGCCCAATCTTTTCCGGGGTACGGGAAAGCAATGGTTGTTGTGCCCTGGCCGATTGGCAAGGCCTTGCTTCCGCTTAAAATTTTAATG
Proteins encoded in this region:
- a CDS encoding nickel-dependent hydrogenase large subunit, whose amino-acid sequence is MSIRNEGDKDQMVKIAKGINIPLNRAEGDLEIKVDMEDGVITEAWSAGTLYRGFEGMMQGRGALDGLVVTPRVCGICSITHLNAATEALEAIVGIAPPDNARRLRNLALMVETMQSDVRQAILMFMVDFANRDAYHDHPLGYEAHQRYQPLAGHAALAVIRESKLLVQVLAMIGGQWPHTSFMVPGGVTSIPESSKLLQCSLVVDRFQSWYEKSILGCSLERWLAVRSSDDLAAWLDESPAHRDSDVGFFLRFCRLAGLDTMGKGPNRFLSYGNLPLPAETGLQGSGGRLMAAGCAVGTTVFPLQAAKITEDVSHSWYEQGGDPLHPFSGKTKPYASGQGGRFYSWVKAPRYGGEVVETGPLAEMLIDGNPLFHSLITENGPNVMVRQLARLVRPARLLAPVKTWLDELQVKRHESFYQSVKSIPDGQGAGMIEAARGALGHWVKIQDEKISQYQIITPTAWNGSPRDEQGVRGAWEEALIGTPIKDVRNPVEAGHVVRSFDPCLVCAVHCLEKGEQKGTVRIGLGR
- a CDS encoding anaerobic sulfatase maturase; the protein is MGRKLTDFQIFAKPASYRCNLQCRYCYYLGKSELFAEEPLPRMADDLLEAYIRGHIAAHPGKTAHFSWHGGEPTLLGMAYFQRIIQLQHQYCPPNRQITNGIQTNGTLLDDAWAEFLARNRFSVGLSLDGPAEIHDFYRTTKQGGGSHAAAMRGYTCLVNQGIVPDILCVISDHNVMFPLQVYRFFTGIGAKYLSFLPLVEHTPGGVSNRTVGPEAFGAFLCTIFDLWLAKDIGTIKVQIFEEAARTAFHQDHSLCLFRPTCGEIPVVEFNGDVYACDHFVQPEWCIGNLRQTELAEILASEQLAAFGEGKRTSLPQVCRSCEVLTMCNGECPKNRFIDLPGEAMKGNYLCDGYKLFFSHCAPFVREIARQWQRPVGSQAPAAAATGRNEPCPCGSGRKFKKCCGGA
- a CDS encoding C40 family peptidase, with product MQRQIRPCLFYKSLICIVCCVVIAISTSQVSAVESRSDSSLSSSGLSDQQFANEVKEYLGAPYRKGGTSKKGFDCSGFARTVYDRLLGIELPHSSGDQFQSPELQKIDTRELQTGDLVFFGSTTKKKKTKRINHVGVYLSDGQFIHASSSEGIIVSSLADKYWKKRFVGSKRHTALSSTGDNNNEYRFEQYLDMPVSEGGLVSYFGRNEFTAYSPALQDLEAVDFDPFAIDNDRSASLGFHKIGYNQTLFDGFDISLSAFHETFDSSAPWPGSESAATLSSSYDLGQTDETAVRHGMTLASDYHPSDWLSFTPSLTYFDHSLAEDQLAVVPKRMLGFSTQLAPQDSGWSLSMLVRYTDGEDISNVANFDNKISSLDLAIKLGIAVTENLQFSIMSKHDKRSLALRATGDSSFDQPASSDVAMMFDFSY
- a CDS encoding dienelactone hydrolase family protein, whose product is MENLSATELYARYTNKEMTRRQFLDKLAVVAGGVAAAYAVLPLLEGSPAQAEIVAAGDTRLAAQVAQFAVAGGQMSGYQAQLKGAGKQPAILVVHENRGLNPHIEDVARRFALEGFLALAPDALSPFGGSPADPEKAIAMIKELDMGGTVKNFAAAAAYLKTHPQSTGKVGVVGFCWGGAVANYLAVQSADIIAAVPYYGKQPPTEDVVKIKASLLLHYAELDERINTGIPDLKEALQKAGVEHELYMYAGTEHAFNNDTNPARYNKVAAELAWKRTIDFLTRKLKS
- a CDS encoding NADH:ubiquinone oxidoreductase — its product is MKTVYWLQGGGCGGDTFSFLSSEYPDIVELLRTLDVELLWHPSLSHISPDAHDCLLEEILAGRQALDILLVEGSVICGPAGTGMFHTVDGHPKKERLYELASQAGVVIAVGTCASFGGFGADDAIEATGLQFTKKQRGGFLGNDFLGKSGQPVINLAGCPCHHDVIAGALMSVVRGVILELDKYGRPLEWYNTTIHQGCTRNEYHEYRVEESDFGEMGCLFFHMGCAGPLVPGPCNKLLWNQQSSKTRAGVPCFGCTDPEFPRASPFFQTPNIEGIPLSLPMGVNRAHYMVYKGMAAAAAPQHLRNRKSKV